The Pyxidicoccus xibeiensis genome contains the following window.
CACCTCGCGAGACGCCGTGGCGGGGCCGTCGGTGACACGGAGGCTGCCGCAGGACACCAGGACGTCATCCCAGCTCTTCAGCGCGAGGCCCACCGCGGCCTGCCGCGCCGCGCAGTCCGGCTCGGTGGCCAGGCACTGCTGCTGATGGAAGGTGAGCGTGCTGTTCTCCGTCCACCACAGGCAGTGGCCCTCGCTGGCCCCATCGACGGGCGGCGCGCGGGTCCGGTGGTAGGCCGGCGGCGTCACGGGCTCGGGCTGCTCCTGCGTCCGCGCGGGACGGACCTGGGAAGGCGCCCCGCCCGCCGCGCGCACCTGCTCCCGGAGCGTCTGGAGGTCCAGCGTCCTGGGCGTCCCGGAGACCGGCTGGAGCGACAGCGGATCCAGCAGCGTCAGGCCTTCGGGCAACACCGAGGTGCCGAGCCTCACCTCCCCGTCCGCCGCGGGGACCACGCGAAAGCGCCCCTGGGACAGCCCCACCACGTGGAGCCCGTCGAGGCCGCGCGCCAGGAAGAGGACCACCTCCTCACCGGGCCAGAGGTCCGCGGAGCCGCTGACCTGCTGGTGGATGCCGTCCACGGTGCCTCCGGGCTGGACGAGCGTCAGCGAGTCGTGCGCCACCGCGCCCATCAATGCCTCGTCCACCGCGAGCCGCACGTCCGTGACGATGCGCCCCGTGCCCGGAAGCCAGCGACTGGTGGTGCCCATCACCTTCCCCCGGACCACCAGGTCCGAGCCGCGCGTCAGCGAGGGCACGTCCAGGGCCATCAGCGTCGAGGCATGGACGGTGGGGGTGAGGAAGAAGAGGGCCAGCAGAGAGGACAGGGACAGCGTTCGCGCGCGCGTGCGGGCACGGCGGCTCCGGGTGGGGCTCATCGGGTCGCTCCTGGGAAAATGCGTCACATCGCTCCCAGGACCGGGGCAGCGGCAGAAACTGGCACCCCCTATTTTTGACCGAGCGACCTGTTGCTCCGCAGGCCACGTGGACCGCGGGGTTGTTGTCCCCGAAGCCACGCTCCGGCGCGGCGCTCGGGCGGAGCAGCCGAGGCACGACGCTTGCGTTGGGGCCCGGCATGCACAAATCCCCTCCACGCCCCCTCTCCGCCGTCCTTCTCTCATGCCTCGCCTGGCTTTCCTGTGGCGAGGCCCCCGCCAGCGCCAGCCCCCAGGAAGCGCCCGCGGGCTTCCGCCATCGAATCACCCGGAAGTCCCAGTCCCCGCTTCCGGCCACGCCCGGGAGGGCCGTGGCGGAGGCACGGAGCGCCCGCGGACTCAACCACCGCTATGTGGCCAACGAGGTCCTCATCGCCACGGATGACCCCGCGGAGCTCCAGGCCTTCCTGAAGCGCGTCGGAGGCACCGTGGTGGGCGACGACTCGGTTCCCCCGCCGCCGCCCGGCTCGGGCATCAAGCCGCGCGACGTCGACACCGCGCCGCACCAGTACACC
Protein-coding sequences here:
- a CDS encoding matrixin family metalloprotease, whose translation is MSPTRSRRARTRARTLSLSSLLALFFLTPTVHASTLMALDVPSLTRGSDLVVRGKVMGTTSRWLPGTGRIVTDVRLAVDEALMGAVAHDSLTLVQPGGTVDGIHQQVSGSADLWPGEEVVLFLARGLDGLHVVGLSQGRFRVVPAADGEVRLGTSVLPEGLTLLDPLSLQPVSGTPRTLDLQTLREQVRAAGGAPSQVRPARTQEQPEPVTPPAYHRTRAPPVDGASEGHCLWWTENSTLTFHQQQCLATEPDCAARQAAVGLALKSWDDVLVSCGSLRVTDGPATASREVGYSRNGPNENVVLLRDGACTQPAQTDCWAHAPSTVALTTVTYEQRTGRLLDADIELNAVYFSSTPTQDLQGTMTHELGHALGLDHSSDPASTMYATSSAGPSATRAIDADSRQAMCDIYPPGAPARDCIDEDEEKDPHGCAASAAGAAPVISGLLALLVLLRQRARRD